From a single Okeanomitos corallinicola TIOX110 genomic region:
- the ilvA gene encoding threonine ammonia-lyase, biosynthetic produces MFCDYLVQILTARVYDVAQETPLEYAPNLSHRIKNKLLLKREDMQSVFSFKLRGAYNKMVNLPPDLLKQGVIASSAGNHAQGVALAASRLGTKAIIVMPVITPQVKINAVKARGGEVILYGNAYDDAYAHARKLAAEKGLTFIHPFDDPDVIAGQGTIGMEILRQYQQPIHAIFVAIGGGGLISGIAAYVKRLRPEIKIIGVEPVDSDAMSQSLKAGQRVRLSQVGLFADGVAVREVGEETFRLCQEYVDEIILVDTDATCAAIKDVFEDTRSILEPAGALAVAGAKVYAEREKIKDETLVAVACGANMNFDRLRFVAERAEFGERREAIFAVNIPEKPGSLRKFCECIGNRNLTEFNYRIADNKEAHIFVGMQIENRADAAKIVEKFETNGLKTIDLTDDELTKLHLRHMVGGHSQLADHELLYRFEFPERPGALMKFVGSMSPDWNISLFHYRNNGADYGRIVVGMQVPPDEMEEWQEFLDSLGYRYWDESQNPAYKLFLG; encoded by the coding sequence ATGTTTTGCGACTACCTGGTACAAATCCTTACAGCCCGCGTTTATGATGTAGCCCAAGAAACACCACTGGAATACGCCCCCAACCTCTCCCACCGCATCAAAAACAAACTCCTCCTCAAACGGGAAGATATGCAGTCAGTCTTCTCCTTCAAACTGCGGGGTGCATATAACAAAATGGTCAACCTACCCCCAGACTTACTCAAACAAGGTGTCATCGCCTCCTCAGCGGGAAATCATGCCCAAGGTGTAGCCTTAGCAGCCAGCCGATTGGGAACAAAAGCCATTATTGTTATGCCCGTAATTACACCCCAGGTAAAAATCAACGCCGTCAAAGCCAGAGGGGGAGAAGTGATTTTATATGGAAATGCCTATGATGACGCTTATGCCCACGCCCGTAAATTAGCAGCAGAAAAAGGGTTAACATTTATACATCCCTTTGATGACCCGGATGTCATCGCTGGACAGGGAACTATTGGGATGGAAATTCTCCGTCAATATCAACAACCCATCCACGCCATATTTGTCGCTATTGGTGGGGGTGGTTTAATTTCCGGTATCGCTGCTTACGTCAAACGCTTACGTCCAGAAATCAAAATTATTGGTGTTGAACCTGTAGACTCTGATGCTATGTCTCAGTCTCTCAAAGCCGGTCAACGAGTGCGTTTATCCCAGGTGGGTTTGTTTGCAGATGGGGTAGCAGTGCGAGAAGTGGGGGAAGAAACCTTCCGCTTGTGTCAAGAATACGTAGATGAGATTATTTTGGTGGATACCGATGCTACCTGTGCAGCCATCAAAGATGTATTTGAAGATACCCGTTCTATTTTAGAACCTGCGGGAGCATTGGCTGTAGCTGGTGCGAAAGTCTACGCAGAAAGAGAAAAAATCAAAGATGAAACCCTGGTTGCAGTAGCTTGCGGTGCTAACATGAACTTTGACCGCTTGCGTTTCGTGGCCGAAAGAGCAGAATTTGGAGAACGTCGGGAAGCCATTTTTGCGGTGAATATTCCCGAAAAACCAGGAAGTCTGCGTAAATTTTGTGAATGTATTGGTAACAGGAATTTAACGGAATTTAATTATCGTATTGCTGATAATAAAGAAGCTCATATCTTTGTCGGTATGCAAATCGAAAACCGCGCCGATGCTGCAAAAATAGTTGAAAAATTTGAAACTAACGGTTTAAAAACAATTGATTTAACCGATGATGAATTAACAAAATTACATTTACGGCACATGGTAGGAGGACATTCTCAACTTGCTGACCATGAATTATTATATCGGTTTGAATTTCCTGAACGTCCTGGTGCGTTGATGAAATTTGTCGGTTCTATGTCTCCTGATTGGAATATTAGTTTATTTCATTATCGTAATAATGGCGCAGATTACGGACGAATTGTGGTAGGAATGCAAGTTCCACCTGATGAAATGGAAGAATGGCAGGAATTTCTAGATTCTTTGGGTTATCGTTATTGGGATGAAAGTCAAAATCCTGCTTATAAGTTGTTTTTGGGTTAG
- a CDS encoding type II toxin-antitoxin system HigB family toxin produces the protein MHVISRKKLRKYCQQHADSCEALDDWYFTASKAEWANLIEVQSVYPKAEAVGNFTVFNIKGNKYRLIASINYESQVIYIKYVLTHAEYDKNYWKNDPHF, from the coding sequence ATGCACGTCATCAGTCGGAAAAAGCTCAGAAAATATTGTCAACAACACGCAGATAGTTGTGAAGCTCTTGATGACTGGTATTTTACTGCTAGTAAAGCTGAGTGGGCTAATTTAATAGAGGTACAGTCTGTTTATCCCAAAGCTGAAGCTGTTGGTAATTTTACAGTTTTCAATATTAAAGGCAATAAATACCGTTTAATTGCTAGTATTAACTATGAGAGCCAAGTAATCTATATTAAATATGTCTTAACTCATGCAGAATATGACAAAAACTACTGGAAAAATGACCCTCACTTTTGA